The Solea senegalensis isolate Sse05_10M linkage group LG18, IFAPA_SoseM_1, whole genome shotgun sequence DNA segment ACTGTGGTATTCTGTGGGTCTTGATGCTACATCAGTCATTTAGACACAAGCAACAAAGTCTGCAGAATCCTGTTTTAGTTTTTAGAAATTACAATCAGATTGGGACTCATGCTCTGTGTGCTTTAATTTGCTTGTATATTCACTCAAGCTAAAACACACGGGCAGACAAAAGGAGATTTGGCTTTCTGTGATCTGCCATAGCGCATGTTTCAATTTGGGGTGACATGAGTGTttggggggtgggtgggtgctTTGGGTGGTGGGCTGCTTCACTCAAACGTTCACCTAAATGTGGAATTTTTTCCTCCAAGCTGCGGAGTCCTGTTTgcaaagagaggaggaggagatgggggTGTGGCAGTGTGAGAGCAGTTAGTGTGTGACCCGCCCATGTGACCTGCCTGTTGCTGAGAGCGATGGCTGTTGCTAAGGAGCAGGTCACCAAGGCAACGGTGGTTGCTATGGAGCAGGTCGTCATGGCGGTGGTTCGGGCTGTCAGTTGGTGTATGAGGTGGTGAGGTGAGGTACGTTCACGGGGATCACGGGCAGATGCTCTGAGCACTGCTATCACCCATGCCTGTGGTTTCCTCCGCTTCTCTCAGAGGGAACGGACccagaggtttgtttttcacatatGCCCGAGTGTAAGAGTCTTCTTACGCCAAGAATGGTGTAAACAAATTTTAAGATCATTAGAAATGTTCAGTATATTTATGTAAAAGATCGATGCAAAAAAGCCTGTCATAAATATTATGGGCCGTACACACAAACGGGTTTAGGTGAAGCCACTTAAGCTTATCATAttggctttttatccacacggaaCAGGTGTTTTGGGAGCATGGACCCAGAGTGGTGAAATCTCACAACACAACCCTTGTTTTCGTGTTTACTAATTTGCGTCTGAGAAAACAGTATCATGGCCCCATGTCTCTTGTGCGTGCATTTGCTGCCGTCTTCCTCTTGTGTTTAGAGTTTGTTTGGTCTATTTCGCTTTAAGAtactgacattttctttccattgTCTCCTGGCATGGCTTATTCTacctgtttctgtgattgtatacattgtaacaTACACATAACAAACAGCATGCATGCTCAAAATCTTAGTAGCAGCATTTCAGTGCCCTGAGCAGGCCTGGCACATGTGCTGAAGTGGTAAGTCGTTTTTAAATCGTCAAAGAAAAATATCGTATAGGGAAGTtcctgtttccgtgtggataggGCCTTAGTGCCAGGGTGAAGATGATCAGACCTCTACTGTTAAATAACTAGATCAGCTATATGAGTTGagtttttttgattttgctcTTAACTGTGTTTTGTCTTTCCTTACAGATCTCAGATGACTGAGCCTTTGCCGAGGACATCGGGAAGAATCTCACATTGAGCAAGTGGATTCCATAATAATGAATGCAGACTGAAAGGTTATTGGAGCTTGATctaaattgttttaaatgttacatttgacTTAATTTGCTTTAATTTTGAAACATTGATGTCATTCTTTATAAAGCCGAGCATATTGAAAGGGATTTGTGAGGTGTCCCccattaaattgttttttttgtttgttttttttaattggtctTGTTTTGAATTTGTTCTTAATAAAGTTTTCACACagaatatttcttttaaatgaaaccCCTTGTTAACTGATTTTTCCAGATAATTTAGAAAAGGTCTTTTTGGGTGTTACAGCTGTGTAACACCACTCTGGGGAAAATGGCTTGCTGTACAGTAACCTAAGCAAAAACTAAAGTAACGCAGTGCTACTTAATTTGTGACTTGCTAATCTGGCAGCTTAGTGTTTTCTACTCTGTCaaatctgttttctgtctggTCAAGAGAATTTTTCCTATGACTCTAACCCTCTTTCTTGTGTATCTTTTGTGCACTAGGCGCAGTTGTGTAGCAGTTGAGTAATGCTGGTTAGCTGTTAAGATGCGGTGCAGTGCGGTGGTGACATGGTGTGGCGTGTTGCGGTGCTGAGTGCCCGGCACTGTTCCGGGGCTCGACCCTCCGCTGCTGTTTGGCGGTTTGTAAGCTCACAGGTGTGGCAGATCATCCATCCTCTTGTCTTGTGACCTTCTTCCCTCCTTGTCCAGTTCAAATTCTTCCTCTTCattctccctcttttcctttccttctctgTGGTTTTTCCTCTGAAAATCTGGCCTTGCTCGCAATTGGAATTTGAGTCCAATGTGACTCGTAATGAAGGGTTTTAGAGGCAGTTCAACTGCTTCATGAATAAATTCTGTGTATTGCATTCCTCTGTaaacctcaaatgtcttgtaatTGCTTCAGGTAAATGCTAATAAACATGTTGTCGGAAATTTGCTCACATGAAAATTGTCGTTAATTGTACAATACCTTTGTCGTCGACATAAAACACATGGTCACTGCTTTTATACCTGTTTTAAGTTACAGGACTTAGTGTTTTTTATATCCTGGTTGCACCTGTGGATCTTAAAATGAACTtcatgtattgtgtgtgtgtggaattaatttagtttttagaAAACACAAAGGTAAATTTGAACTATGCTAGGTTTGGTTTCATTCATATGTGTATGCATATACACTATACGCATGGAGAATAGAGAATGCAACAAAAGCAGTTAAGATGAATTTTGAGGCATCTGTAAAACTTAGCAATGGGCAGCAcggtttttatgtgttttcaaAGTTTTGGATAAATAACTTGAAATAGTACCTATTTCTTCCCCAGCTTATAGCTTTATATCCAAGGTGTTGGAAAACTTCACCTGAGCCTCTCCTTGCTCTTTAAGACTgcttataaataaatgagatttTACTTGAATGTATAACTTCTaattacctttttatttttgtaccttTCTGCTATTTTTGTTTGCGCACAGCAtggatcagcaagtaaatgtggtcaAGGGCCAATTGTTTTGTAAGCAATTGGAATATTTGGGTCAAAACTTTGTGTCTTCATCAGGCATCAAGTGCCTTCAAACATCTTCAGTCAGgaacaaaaacccacatttgctgccttaacctaaccatgatgtggatgttgtctttaatcagcagcttgttacaaagacaaatgtatGTGTGATATGTACTCATACTGTTAATACTTactgtgcatcatttcaattttctttatttgagcCTAACATATGCAAGTAGTTATTTTATGGATGTTTACAccccaaacctggctgttcatgacaacagcagtgtttttatttttatctttcaaaccaaacattgaACTTAGTATAACAGTCAATTCCAGCAACACAGTCTATTTGGATAAGTTcgtattttttcaaaataaaggtccaAACTCATAAATCGCCTGCTGGGCCAGATATTGATGCTGGTGGGCCAGTCATGGCtcaccaattgctgaccactgcttacagctttatcctccactatACTATATATCCTTTATATAATACCATATATTTGAGTATGGACTACATGTAGtatttgtataaatgtgatttaaatctTGAACAAGGCTAGAATTTGTCCATAGGAGAGGTCTATGAAAGTGTATGAAAAGTTAATTTACCAATTATTCATCATATTATTAATTTTGAGGGGACATGTCTGAATTAACATACTCTGAAACATGTCTGAAAGGGTAGTGTTGTACATGACTTTGctgcttgttttctgtttgtgtgtgtgtgtgtgtgtatacgggAGCTGTCTCAAACCATTTTAATCCCTCACTTTGTGTCGTTCACTCCCGTTGATGAGATTAGAAGCCGGGCACGTTGCGCCGTGCCGTGCCTTGCTAGCCCACCTGACCTGTCCTGTCCTCTAGTCTGCTGTGGACAGATCGGGGGGCGGACCCGAAGGATGTGACGTCGAGCTCGGACTGTACCTTGTACCATATCCTTAAACGCCGATCTTCAACGCTGATGTTTGGTAGGGATTAAAATGAGGAtgaacgagtgagtgagtgagtgagtgaagtggACTCAGAAGGTGAACACAAATAGCAGCAGAGTTCCACAGCCATGGATTTGACTTTTGTATTATCGGCCGTTATCTTCACGCTTCTCGCTATCGTGGTTGCAACGTCGGTGTTCAACGGCTCTTCGTCTGCAGCCGATATCGCAAACGGTTTTTTCGGACACAGAGGCGGAGACGGCGCTACCGAAGGGTCCGGTCAACCGAAGCCGAAGCAGAACGGGCATGTTCCcgagaaaaaagaggaggaggaggcggtggagGACTGGTGTGAGATCAGCGGCAGCACACACGACCACTGGGATGTAGTGAAGTCAGTAAGTTGTCTTTAATCACTCTGACTGTTTAGTTAAGGGCAGCAAAACGGTTTGTCATGACTTAAGTCTCTTAATCTCTCTGTCCCTGGCTCGCAGCAACTGTTTACACGTCCTGTTGTCTAAATGTAAGCAGTTATAGAATGGAAGGGGACACCGTGTTTATTTCATGTAATATCCGTTGATATTGGTATGATTTACCAGGCAAAAATacacgtttaaaaacacaaatgttgaaCACAAGCACAAAACTCAAATATTTTGAGGAATTCTCCCATGGAAATGCTCAAATAGTATCTTGCTTCTGTCTACCTTGATATCCAAAAAATAGTTTGAATactttaatttttgtttttttttgctacttgctgttgtttgttgttcttcATTACTTCGTATGTATAGTTACATTATGTATAGTCTGTACATACTAGACTATTCCATAtagtttcttttttccctttatgtttgtttgtatacttGTATGTTTACAGTCTTGGAGCGACTCAGGGTTACATTTCACTGTGGGTTATAGGAGTGTAGTGATGCATgtatgtgacaaataaaactcttgaaacttgattcaaagaggtttatttatttattagtgaAACCAGTTACTCATTTTGGCACCACCTCCACATACTATTCCTGTATGTAATGTAGCAGGACGGGGATTAATGCATTGATTTGTTTGTAGTTAAATTCCTGAATATTTAAGAggttcaaatataaatatacattattttggGCAAAGTGATGCTCTTCATCTGTCCTCTTATTTCTCTGTCAGGAGGAGGCATATCCTAAACTTCAGCCCGAGGaacattcctcctcctccacatccaACCTGTTCACCTCCAGGCCTGAATCTAGGAAACTTAGCTCGGACTCCTCACTGGAGGCCTCGTCAAGGAGGAGCTGTGGGTCGCTTTTTGGTCTCTCTGATAAGGAGCTCCTAAAGTGTGCTTTCTCTCATCCCCAGAGTGAAGGAGCCACAGAGAGCCCGGAGATCGATGGTAAGCACTTTTCACCCACTTTCAATAAAGATGCAAGTTACAggtcttatttatttttcctatcttcagttcattttcatgtttatttttgttctgcCAGATAATGATGCAGATTCAGACAATTCCTTAAGATACATCCCAGGAAAGGCACGATCCCACCACTTGCAAATGATGATGTCCaaagaggagctggaggaggagcaaaGGTCAGTAAAAAACACATATATGAATACCCCGTTCAGAGAAGACAACCTTAATAAATGTACTCTTAATTCAAAACATAATTTTACTACAGATACTGActtctttaaacacattcaaaggcGTTTTATGGACTGTCATGAAAGACACATGTCATTTTACATAACCTCTTTGAGGGGTTCAGGTTAAGGATCTTATTGGCATAGCCTGTATAtttctttactttattatatgtctctttttttactctttttttactctttttgtacttttaacttttatgtCCTGTTGTGAGTCTTATATCTGAACTGGTTTTGTCTCTGTAACTATTTGTACTATCTATGCTGCTATCTCGACCAGGAACACCGCCCCGGAAGAAAAGATCatgtatctcaatgggaccttcctggctaaataaaggataaacaaaataaaataaatacatacacttCGTGAGAATGATTCCTTCAATGGGCTGAGAGGTCTCGCCGATAAAATAAAGCCAGGACCTGCTAGGAAAGACACAGCGTTCTCATTAAactcaaaaatagaaaaacaaaatatgtcttTACAAAGCATTTGTAGTAACATTTATGttgtcattcattttcaacaatTCCTACCATTTCCTGTCTTTCCACATCTGCACtgccttctcttcctcctcctcttctattAAACACGTTTGCAATCACGTGTGGTCGCTGCAGTCAGAGCCTTGACTGAGTAACGTCCAGATTGACTCTCTGCCAGGCCTTAGCTGAAGGATGAATGACACCAGCCTCAAAGCATCCGATGGCTGCTggttcaaaggaaaaaaaagggaagaataCAAATAGCATCTGTATATCCTGTCTTTAATTGTCCATAAGCCTTTGAAAAAGGAGCTAACGGTGACAAGTTATTCCCACTTGTTTGTCCCAGTGGACTCACTTTCTGGCCATTGTATGACAACAACCCCCAAAGCTGTTTTCCTGGCCTCATCACAGCAGCCTCATTAGCTCTTCTTTATCCTCAAGTCGCCACGAAGAGACTGATGTAATTGCAGAGCTGCAGTGTCTCCCTAATACCACCTGTCCCCCTCCTGACACCCTGTTATTCCACATTAGATGTGTGAAGTTTGAGTGTCACAGCCACACAGGTGCTGATTGTGTCTCCGGGGGGTCACTGCTGATGGGTACGTGTTCGATAATCCTCTGCACTCTTCAGCCAGGAGGAGGAATCATTGCGACGCCACGCTTTTGTTGAAGGGGAACAGGAAACGCATCTTAAAGGAGTAAATTGAGGAGCACCGGTTTTACCTTTGCTTCATATTGGGAAAATGGTCAGAAGTGACTTAGAATAGTCACATTCTCTGATATTATGTTAATCCTTTGCAGGATTTCTCATAGCTggtctttgtttttcagcataGAGGTGAACTATGAACATTAACGTCTTCTGTGCCAGTTCAGGAAAGatgttgttttatgtattaTGAAAATGGCAAGGAAGTTGACAATTTGGGTGTTGTTGTTTAACCCTTTTGgttgcgtgggttttctctgacAGTACTGTGAGATCgagtactgtatgtactgtacatctgGAACGCTTAAATGATGCAGAGCGTTGTTCATATATGAAAACTGCAGGTATGTAAGCACATGCGAATATGCAAAGCAAGTATAACCAAggctttagttttagtttaatttttacacactggaccttttcaAGTAATGGTTTGACCCTTTAAAACATGCGTGGTAGAAGATCAATGATAATCTCTTCCCTATTTCTCACATCTGTGTATTTtccacttttattcattttaattgtttcttGATTCAATATTTTCTCTCTGGTCTTTGTTCACCCAGGGTGCAGCGGGAGCAGCTGGCCACCATCTTCCAGCTGCTGAAAGAGAACAAGGAGACGTTTGGGGACGTGTCAGAGGGAGACATGGAGGAGCAGCTCAGACTCTACTCCATCTGAGACTCGTCTCAGCTGCTTGACTTGACTGTGTTCTTTTTACCTGTGACCTCTGGTGAGGGAGCTCAGCCCTCCACTGCACAAACACTAGTTCACAGTATTTAACACAACTGTACTCTCTCGCCCCTCATCTCATCTTGTAATATGacatgctgtttttgttttgtcgttgctttactttgtttgtttgtttgtttttttgctgtcatTCAAACTGTAGTCCTCATAAGAGACCAAAAACAATGCGGGACCTTTTCCAAGCCAGAGAAGAATTGTGTTGCTTCCAAATTGCACATATGGACGAAACAATGTCTATTactttttatattataattttaaaaaaagggatgacatttttactttgaTAGTCCACTGTTGACTCTCCATTAGGATCAGGTCAGTGGACATACTATTAACTAACTATCAGTAGATTGTGCTTCAAGTGATGATCTTCagattctaaccctaacccatacaGACATGCCTGTTAATTACTGTACAACTATTCCTTGTGTGTCATCTAATTAAAGGGAAGTACAGTAGATATGAATAAGTGTCATCTGATTATCTGTTGACATGATCTAAAatggactatcaaaataaagtgacatcaaaaaatgttatttattaattttaaactTTTCTATAAACCAAGTTTTGTCTTTCATATTTTGTGTAACAGGTAAACTGTAAGGCCCTGACAGCAGTCTGTTGTGAAATAAACCACGCTCTGTCGTAtcgtgaatgtgtttgtgttaaacatGCGTGTTCGGCACACACTCTCCAGTCCAGTTGTGtagtttgcttttattttaatctaatcTTCAGGTGtatttgttatgtttgtgtgatttcacTTACCATTGTATCGTTTTATCATGGGAACAATGTCTGAAAAGCATCAGGTAAGTTGTATTatagggaagaagaagaagaaatgtacTGATTCAGATACAGAAATCCAGCtgcttgtttattatttatgtaaagcAGGGGAGTCAAACTCATtatagttcaggggccacatccAGCATAATTTGATCTCAAAatggccagaccagtaaaataatagcataataacctatgaacaacaagaacccagAATGTTTTCCCCTTattttacagtacatttaatgaagtatctttttacaaaacataacGTTTCTTCAAAAAAATTTCAGAAAtatgcctaaatttaccatttacacatgtgcattacaaccaactgatcacagtggatctataaaagcacaaacatttagtcacaggtatctggaactgaaaaataaagtatagtatttgacatttgacattttcacaaatccatcctgcgggccggattggaccctctggtgggccagttctggcctgcgggctgtatgtttgacacccctgatgtaaaGTGTCCAAATTAGTTGGACTGCTCTCTCAGGAAGGGAGGACGACAGGTTGTTTGAAAGTTATGTTTCACTCTTGGATGTTTAGAACAACACAGGCAAAACTGGCAGATtctatgaaaaacaaaccagttACACCAGTCACAAACTGGTCCAGTGCAAACCTCGACACATGGAGCtgtaaatggacaaaaatgggtttccttttaaatctttaattcCGCATTCTCTGACCCATGTCCAGTCTCTGTGAAACTCTGACTCACGAGCGAGTGGAACATGCTAAATGAGTTAGAACAATGCCCTTTTTAAAGATTCAGAcaacctttcatttatttttttatcttctgGCTCCGTTAAAGGCTTAACTGCTCACTATTAGTGTTGCTGTGGAGCTGGGACGGTTGTGTACGCTGGGGTTTTCCTGAcatgtgtcattaaaaacagctgTTGAGGGgggaagaacaaaacaaaacagtgaagaCGTGGTTGGAGGAATGTTGAGCTGGAACTCCCAACAGTGTGAGGGAGGCTGCAGATTCAGTTGATAATTAATTGCTATGAGACCTCTCCCATTTTAGATAAAGAGCACATTGCAATTTGAAATGTtcttatgaaaagaaaaagagcaaagaCACATAAAACTCTTCCTTATAAAGAGTAAGAGAACATTTAGTCTTGTAGTCGTTATCTTGCAGGGCGTGAGAGGAAAAGGTCCCCTATAGGAAGGCCATAAAAGTTTATCTATGTAacactgtctgtgtttaatgTCTTTGCTGTTTGTCTAGTCTACTACATTGTCATCTTAGTgccacagcgccacctact contains these protein-coding regions:
- the LOC122759614 gene encoding matrix-remodeling-associated protein 7-like isoform X3; this encodes MDLTFVLSAVIFTLLAIVVATSVFNGSSSAADIANGFFGHRGGDGATEGSGQPKPKQNGHVPEKKEEEEAVEDWCEISGSTHDHWDVVKSSEGATESPEIDGNNDADSDNSLRYIPGKARSHHLQMMMSKEELEEEQRVQREQLATIFQLLKENKETFGDVSEGDMEEQLRLYSI
- the LOC122759614 gene encoding matrix-remodeling-associated protein 7-like isoform X4, with the translated sequence MDLTFVLSAVIFTLLAIVVATSVFNGSSSAADIANGFFGHRGGDGATEGSGQPKPKQNGHVPEKKEEEEAVEDWCEISGSTHDHWDVVKSSEGATESPEIDDNDADSDNSLRYIPGKARSHHLQMMMSKEELEEEQRVQREQLATIFQLLKENKETFGDVSEGDMEEQLRLYSI
- the LOC122759614 gene encoding uncharacterized protein LOC122759614 isoform X1 codes for the protein MDLTFVLSAVIFTLLAIVVATSVFNGSSSAADIANGFFGHRGGDGATEGSGQPKPKQNGHVPEKKEEEEAVEDWCEISGSTHDHWDVVKSEEAYPKLQPEEHSSSSTSNLFTSRPESRKLSSDSSLEASSRRSCGSLFGLSDKELLKCAFSHPQSEGATESPEIDGNNDADSDNSLRYIPGKARSHHLQMMMSKEELEEEQRVQREQLATIFQLLKENKETFGDVSEGDMEEQLRLYSI
- the LOC122759614 gene encoding uncharacterized protein LOC122759614 isoform X2, which translates into the protein MDLTFVLSAVIFTLLAIVVATSVFNGSSSAADIANGFFGHRGGDGATEGSGQPKPKQNGHVPEKKEEEEAVEDWCEISGSTHDHWDVVKSEEAYPKLQPEEHSSSSTSNLFTSRPESRKLSSDSSLEASSRRSCGSLFGLSDKELLKCAFSHPQSEGATESPEIDDNDADSDNSLRYIPGKARSHHLQMMMSKEELEEEQRVQREQLATIFQLLKENKETFGDVSEGDMEEQLRLYSI